GTATAAGACAGCTAAGTTTGTCTTAAGCCGGCTACTTAAGATAATGAGTGAGAACTCGATATCCTACAGGAACGTAGTGAAGATCTCTACGCTCTCGTTGCCTGAGTCCAGGATTTTCGCTGGTTTGCTGGGTGTTGGGACTACAGAACTAGCCAGAATGTATAAATCTGATATAGTTTTGGTGAGGAGTGAGGAGAACAAGGTAGTAGTTACTGTGAGAACCTTAGATGATAAAGCGCTTAAATTATGTAGAGACATAGCTAAGTTGGGTAAGGGGAGGTTCGGGGGTCATGCGGAGGCGGCTTCAGCTACATTACCTGAGTTAAGCCTTCAGGAAGTCACAGATTTAATTGTTGGTGTTGTGGGTGGGAGAGAAGATATATTACAGAGGAAGCATAAAATTTGATGAACTCCACCAGCTAGTGAGGAAGTGGTTTAGGCACGCAACGATACTAATAATTGGAGAGTGTGAGGTAGATTATACTGGGAGGGCTTCTTCTAGGGCTAGCAACTCATGGAGACTCATAATAATTAAGGAAGACGGGACGGTACTAATACATGAATCAGTAGGTAGAGAACCTATCAACTGGCAACCTAACTCATACGTGACGACGGAACTCAAGGAGGACACTCTAATCATTAGGGCCTTAAGGTTGAGACCGCGTGAAGAGCTAGTGATTAGGTTGAGGGGTGAGTGTGAGGCACTCATAGCTAAGTTAGGGACAGGCAAGTTCATCATGTCAGGGACTGAGAAAGACGTGATCGAGTTCCTAGCAAATAACCCAAAAATAATCGATGAGAAAGCCGAACTTGTTTCCAGAGAGGTGCCAACACCTCACGGACGTATAGACCTAGTTCTCCGAGGGAGAGACAACACATTAATACTAGTCGAGATCAAAAGAGACGTAGCTGATGTGGAAGCGGTTTTTCAGCTGAGGAGGTATGTGGAATACTACACAAGCCTGGGCGTAAGCAATGTTAGGGGAATCATAGTAGCGCAATCTTTAACCCCGACGGCCCGAAAACTATTAAGTGATTTTGGTTTAGAGTACAGGTGTATTAAGGTGAGTGAGGGCAACGTGTATGAGAAGGAAGTATGTTGATTCACATATACATCTCAACGACTACACAAGAGAGAAGATCCTTGATTTATGTGGGAAAGACGATATGGAGTTAGTCGCTGTCTCTGAAGATCTGCATTCATCGTTAATTAACTTATCGCTTGAGAGGGAATGTTCTAACGTGAGAGCTGCTGTAGGAGTTCACCCGTGGAATGCTGATAAAGTAGCGGCTGACGAGCTAGCTAAAGTGATGGAGTTAATAGATAGTGTTGGTTTCGTGGGTGAGGTAGGGCTAGATAAGAAATTCACTCCTGAGACTTTCGACTTACAGCTGAAAATTTTTAAGGAGTTTGTTTCTCGAGCGTCGAGCGGTAATAAGGTGTTGCTTCTTCACGCCGCGGGAGCTTGGAAGGAAGTACTTGAAGTATTGTCTAAGACTCCTGTTAAGGCCGCAGTACTTCACTGGTATACTGGTCCTTTAGAATACTTGAGAGATATTAGAGAGCTGGGGTACTTCATAGGTGTGAACGTATCCTTACTAAGACAACCTAAGATGAGGGAAGTAGTCAAGCAGGCCCCCCTAGACATCATGCTGACAGAGTCTGATGGACCTTATGAGTACAGGGGGCTCAGACTAGAGCCTGACTTAATACCAGCCTTAATAAATGAGATTGCGACAATAAAGAAATTGAGTTCTGAAGATGTGTTGGAGGCAGTTTATAATAATTACTTAAGTCTACTAAATAGGATGCTGAAGTAGCCTGTGGTGTGGAGATTGGGTAGTGTTAAGGTTGGTGTTGTAGGCGTTGGTGTTTGGGGAAGGAATATAGTGAGGGTACTTAAAGATTTAGAGAAGGAGGACTTAGTTAAGATAGTTGGCGTAGCTGACTTAGACGTGAGCAGAGCTCTTGAAGTCGCTAGCACGTACAATATCAGCGCTTACGTAAGGAATGTTAGAGATCTTGCAGAGTTAGGTGCGGAGGCTGTAGCGATATCAGTCCCTATCAGTGAGTTATTTCATGTAGCTAGAGAAGCCTTGAGTTTAGGATTGCACGTATTTATAGAGAAACCTGTCTCAGTAAAGTCAGAAGAGGTGACTGAGCTAATTAAGATATCTGAGTCTTTCTCGCTTGTAGCTCAGCCAGGCTTCATAGTTAGGTATGACCCGGGAGTCAAGGCCCTCAAGAAAGTCCTTAAAGGCAGAATAAAATACTTGATTTTTAAGAGGTTATCTGCTAGACCGCCACATAGGAGG
The window above is part of the Zestosphaera sp. genome. Proteins encoded here:
- a CDS encoding endonuclease NucS, which codes for MGEKIYYRGSIKFDELHQLVRKWFRHATILIIGECEVDYTGRASSRASNSWRLIIIKEDGTVLIHESVGREPINWQPNSYVTTELKEDTLIIRALRLRPREELVIRLRGECEALIAKLGTGKFIMSGTEKDVIEFLANNPKIIDEKAELVSREVPTPHGRIDLVLRGRDNTLILVEIKRDVADVEAVFQLRRYVEYYTSLGVSNVRGIIVAQSLTPTARKLLSDFGLEYRCIKVSEGNVYEKEVC
- a CDS encoding TatD family hydrolase, which produces MRATCMRRKYVDSHIHLNDYTREKILDLCGKDDMELVAVSEDLHSSLINLSLERECSNVRAAVGVHPWNADKVAADELAKVMELIDSVGFVGEVGLDKKFTPETFDLQLKIFKEFVSRASSGNKVLLLHAAGAWKEVLEVLSKTPVKAAVLHWYTGPLEYLRDIRELGYFIGVNVSLLRQPKMREVVKQAPLDIMLTESDGPYEYRGLRLEPDLIPALINEIATIKKLSSEDVLEAVYNNYLSLLNRMLK
- a CDS encoding Gfo/Idh/MocA family oxidoreductase; its protein translation is MGSVKVGVVGVGVWGRNIVRVLKDLEKEDLVKIVGVADLDVSRALEVASTYNISAYVRNVRDLAELGAEAVAISVPISELFHVAREALSLGLHVFIEKPVSVKSEEVTELIKISESFSLVAQPGFIVRYDPGVKALKKVLKGRIKYLIFKRLSARPPHRRNFSVVLDLMIHDIDLALNLVNPEKTELVSVLGFKREDGVPQEVHAKLLLDDVVAYLITDGTLPVKVRNVEVVTEDTYYEVSFTDYTLLVKGVSGSYVQRVEGEEPLKAELRDFIRSVEGHKSPDAPTLQDTLRALKVIELIEQRLS